A stretch of Enterobacter cloacae complex sp. ECNIH7 DNA encodes these proteins:
- a CDS encoding polysaccharide deacetylase family protein, with product MNKPAFIITIDTEGDNLWQNHRVIKTENARYLARFQALCERFGFKPVWLTNYEMAIEPVFIEFARDAIARGQGEVGMHLHAWNSPPEHDLTGDDWRWQPYLIEFSDEVMREKVLFMTRLLEKTFQTKMLSHRAGRWAFDSRYAKLLVELGYQVDCSVTPRVNWRNAKGAPQGNGGTDYQHFPDHAYFMDLDNISRAGDSPLLEVPMSIQYKHPAWLNTIKQGYDRLRGKYRSPSVNWLRPSGGNAAQMIQVAQQCLSQGSEYVEFMLHSSEFMPGGSPTFKDEAAIEGLYQDLEALFSWLSDKTVGMTLAEFYQYKKK from the coding sequence ATGAACAAACCAGCGTTTATCATCACAATTGATACTGAGGGCGATAATCTCTGGCAAAATCACCGCGTCATTAAAACGGAAAACGCGCGCTATCTGGCGCGGTTCCAGGCGCTTTGTGAGCGTTTCGGCTTTAAGCCCGTGTGGCTGACCAATTACGAGATGGCGATCGAGCCCGTTTTCATCGAATTCGCCAGGGACGCGATCGCCCGCGGTCAGGGCGAGGTGGGAATGCACCTTCACGCATGGAATAGCCCGCCGGAACACGATCTCACGGGAGATGACTGGCGCTGGCAGCCTTATCTGATTGAGTTTTCGGATGAGGTGATGCGCGAGAAAGTGCTGTTTATGACCCGACTGCTGGAAAAGACCTTCCAGACCAAAATGTTAAGCCACCGTGCCGGACGTTGGGCATTTGACAGTCGCTACGCAAAATTGCTCGTTGAACTGGGTTACCAGGTTGATTGCTCCGTGACGCCACGCGTGAACTGGCGCAATGCGAAAGGCGCCCCGCAGGGTAATGGCGGAACGGATTATCAGCATTTCCCTGACCACGCCTATTTCATGGATTTAGACAATATTTCCCGGGCAGGCGATAGTCCATTACTCGAAGTGCCGATGAGCATCCAGTATAAACACCCGGCCTGGTTGAACACGATCAAACAGGGTTACGACAGGCTTCGCGGTAAATACCGCTCCCCCTCTGTGAACTGGCTAAGACCGTCCGGTGGGAATGCGGCGCAAATGATTCAGGTTGCACAGCAATGCCTGTCTCAGGGAAGTGAGTACGTGGAGTTTATGCTTCATTCGTCAGAATTTATGCCGGGCGGAAGCCCCACGTTTAAAGATGAGGCGGCGATCGAAGGGTTGTATCAGGATTTAGAAGCGCTCTTTAGCTGGTTATCCGACAAGACGGTCGGGATGACGTTGGCGGAGTTTTATCAATACAAGAAAAAATAA
- a CDS encoding O-antigen ligase family protein → MEKVKLRLYQLTLIMSLISLALALLSSGKQREFFYIAIYASIIGLACEYKKITVRPFSIALPILLIGLLNLGWYLVYEYHSEGLNVYSDYLGASKKLILASILIFYLDRFKSYIDKASFQKYFLYASGAGFILATGYGLWQASQGMGRIEMAINRATVSAYVYSVLSLAFVYSLYLEKNIKLYITAGLIILISYFVILLTGTRAAMGLYLILAIVLTLYHFRRIHLKSTLIFLSIVAGIVIVSYKPLILPKIQQTQVEVESYQKGNDATSLGARFSMWSVGIQNGLAHPLGQSVEDREVWTQQYVKNGHPHLAAALEFIRVHLHNEFIEKYSLQGIPGLAILCFFYISMIVYALKNRNGLLLTTMLLLLLYGLTDVILLSSEAVIFFVTVFALSTPFSQTRQR, encoded by the coding sequence ATGGAAAAAGTAAAACTGCGACTTTATCAGCTTACGCTGATTATGAGCCTTATTTCGCTCGCGCTGGCGCTGCTGAGTTCTGGTAAGCAGCGAGAGTTTTTCTATATTGCGATTTATGCCAGCATTATCGGCTTAGCGTGCGAATATAAAAAAATCACAGTGCGTCCTTTTTCTATCGCCTTACCGATTCTACTAATTGGGTTGCTCAATCTTGGCTGGTATCTGGTGTATGAATATCACAGCGAAGGTCTGAACGTTTATAGCGATTATCTCGGTGCAAGTAAAAAGTTGATTCTGGCAAGTATTCTCATTTTTTACCTTGACCGGTTTAAGTCTTATATTGATAAAGCTTCCTTCCAGAAATATTTTTTATACGCCTCTGGTGCAGGGTTTATACTTGCCACTGGTTATGGCTTATGGCAGGCATCACAGGGTATGGGACGTATTGAGATGGCCATAAACCGTGCGACCGTGTCGGCCTATGTTTACTCTGTACTGTCGCTGGCGTTTGTATACAGCCTTTATCTAGAGAAAAATATAAAACTATATATCACCGCAGGACTCATCATCTTAATATCTTATTTCGTCATTCTTCTTACGGGTACACGTGCCGCAATGGGATTATATTTGATCCTGGCGATTGTACTCACGCTTTATCACTTCAGAAGAATTCACCTTAAATCAACGCTGATTTTCTTAAGTATTGTGGCGGGTATTGTTATCGTTAGCTACAAGCCATTAATTTTACCTAAGATCCAACAAACACAAGTTGAAGTTGAAAGTTATCAAAAAGGTAATGATGCAACCTCGCTCGGCGCACGTTTTTCTATGTGGAGTGTTGGTATTCAAAACGGTCTTGCCCATCCTTTAGGGCAGTCAGTTGAAGACCGTGAAGTATGGACACAGCAATATGTGAAAAATGGGCACCCACACCTCGCGGCTGCACTCGAGTTTATCAGGGTGCATCTGCATAATGAGTTTATTGAAAAATATTCGCTGCAGGGGATCCCCGGGCTTGCGATATTATGCTTTTTCTATATATCAATGATCGTTTACGCACTTAAAAACAGAAATGGCCTGCTGCTGACGACCATGCTTCTTTTGTTACTCTATGGCCTGACGGACGTCATACTATTGAGTTCAGAGGCTGTAATCTTCTTTGTCACCGTATTTGCGCTGAGTACTCCTTTTTCGCAAACCAGGCAACGTTAA
- a CDS encoding glycosyltransferase family 2 protein, with the protein MAFLSIIIAAHNAKETLHTTLESLQNAIEGAGEDVEIIIFNDSSNDSTQDIIEAWLPTLPNAQSRYVEYRNVGHVRSSALSLASGEYITMLDSDDRLKPGSIRDAVAFLKTERPDMLLTRLLEIRDTKKITAEWQGFSPVALSQHEAIKRFLQHKDFQAHLIGQFIHRKLYVDNPIPSMVCYEDFAVFPGMLVQSSKIVYQRQGHYYYIKRSDSLSSRLDATKIATLVECTLQMEKTFPRSFQHLVNCHWFDIYRNHRQHLTDLQLKLVKQRVNALYSLSFFFSRDVRFSYKKRVIEALWKK; encoded by the coding sequence ATGGCCTTTCTAAGCATCATTATTGCCGCGCATAACGCCAAAGAGACGCTTCACACAACGCTAGAAAGCCTGCAAAACGCGATTGAGGGTGCGGGCGAAGATGTGGAGATCATTATCTTTAACGACAGTTCCAATGACTCTACACAGGATATTATTGAGGCGTGGCTACCAACGCTTCCGAATGCGCAATCCCGATACGTTGAGTACCGTAACGTCGGTCATGTTCGAAGCAGTGCCCTCTCGCTGGCCTCAGGCGAATACATTACCATGCTGGATAGCGATGACCGATTGAAACCAGGCAGCATCAGGGACGCCGTGGCGTTTCTCAAAACAGAGCGCCCTGATATGCTTCTGACGCGCCTGCTGGAAATTCGCGACACAAAAAAAATTACAGCCGAGTGGCAGGGGTTCTCTCCTGTTGCTTTGTCACAGCATGAGGCAATAAAGCGATTCCTGCAGCACAAAGATTTTCAGGCACACCTCATCGGGCAATTCATTCATCGGAAATTATATGTAGATAACCCGATTCCTTCGATGGTTTGCTATGAAGATTTCGCCGTATTTCCCGGCATGCTGGTGCAATCGAGTAAAATCGTTTATCAGCGTCAGGGACACTATTATTACATCAAACGTAGCGACAGTTTGTCGAGCCGTCTCGACGCCACTAAAATCGCTACGCTGGTTGAATGCACATTACAGATGGAAAAAACATTCCCTCGTTCTTTTCAGCATCTTGTTAATTGTCACTGGTTTGATATCTACCGTAACCACCGGCAGCATCTGACTGACCTGCAACTCAAACTGGTCAAACAGCGGGTCAATGCACTTTATTCTCTCTCTTTCTTCTTCTCAAGAGATGTACGTTTCAGCTACAAAAAAAGGGTTATTGAGGCATTATGGAAAAAGTAA
- a CDS encoding glycosyltransferase family 9 protein — protein MSYVFLLILLFPVKLIRKLFRKETGKNLVIQTAKIGDFVNATPLLAYLQKSDVLISRSVGALAKHDETIDKIFFIEQHKRNLWRKLVFACRIMNRYDNVYLLQPNSVNLFFASVCNAKNKQFLSTYTRRWYHGIFYATADGTVEHGKKTLSVTNYLRLADRALSWQDSPKHATKPLFKPATYPAILDKPGVIRIGISVAAGNKAKTVPPVIWKQIADRLVDLPCEFYVFGAPNEQSWMDDITRAYGELPNFINLIGKISLEELPWAISKMDCYIASDSGNVYIADAVGVPVILLFGPCCHYEQRPLGNVLLIGNDDNICSYVFETRYYFSQGREELFAVTDESLRELKHFICELPTINATAYSFDAQGN, from the coding sequence ATGAGTTACGTATTTCTGCTGATTTTACTCTTTCCGGTGAAGCTTATCCGGAAGCTGTTCCGCAAAGAGACGGGTAAAAATCTGGTCATTCAGACAGCAAAAATCGGCGATTTTGTTAATGCAACGCCCCTTCTGGCGTACCTGCAAAAAAGCGACGTGCTCATCAGCCGTAGCGTAGGTGCGCTGGCGAAGCATGATGAGACGATCGACAAGATTTTTTTTATCGAGCAGCATAAGCGTAACCTGTGGCGAAAGCTGGTCTTTGCCTGCCGGATCATGAACCGCTATGACAATGTCTATCTCCTGCAACCCAACAGCGTGAACCTCTTTTTCGCCTCCGTATGTAACGCTAAAAACAAACAGTTTTTAAGCACTTACACGCGCAGATGGTATCACGGCATTTTCTATGCAACGGCAGACGGTACTGTTGAACACGGTAAGAAGACGCTTTCGGTCACGAACTATCTCAGGCTGGCCGATCGCGCCTTATCCTGGCAAGACTCGCCAAAACACGCCACAAAACCCCTTTTCAAACCCGCGACCTATCCGGCAATCCTCGACAAACCCGGCGTGATCCGCATTGGCATCAGCGTAGCCGCCGGGAATAAAGCGAAAACCGTTCCGCCGGTCATCTGGAAGCAAATTGCCGATCGTCTCGTCGACCTGCCCTGCGAGTTTTATGTCTTTGGCGCGCCGAATGAACAATCGTGGATGGATGATATCACCCGCGCTTATGGTGAACTGCCCAACTTTATTAATCTGATTGGCAAAATCTCGCTTGAAGAGCTGCCGTGGGCCATTTCTAAAATGGATTGCTATATCGCGTCTGACTCGGGGAATGTCTACATTGCCGATGCTGTCGGCGTGCCGGTAATCTTACTGTTTGGGCCTTGTTGCCACTATGAACAGCGTCCGCTGGGCAACGTATTGCTAATTGGTAATGATGACAATATTTGCTCATATGTTTTTGAAACACGATATTACTTCTCACAGGGCCGGGAAGAACTCTTCGCTGTAACAGACGAATCGCTGCGTGAACTTAAACATTTCATCTGTGAGCTACCAACAATTAACGCAACCGCATACTCCTTTGATGCTCAGGGAAACTAA
- the rfaC gene encoding lipopolysaccharide heptosyltransferase RfaC has product MRVLIVKTSSMGDVLHTLPSLTDAMRAVPGIRFDWVVEEGFAQIPTWHEAVDRVIPVAIRRWRKAWFSAPIKAERKAFREAVQVQHYDAIIDAQGLVKSAALVTRLAHGVKHGMDWHTAREPLASLFYNRRHHIAKQQHAVERTRELFAKSLGYAKPETQGDYAIAQHFLRNTDPCAQPYLVFLHATTRDDKHWPESHWRSLIELTQPTGIHIKLPWGAEHERQRAERLADGFSHVEVLPKLTLAQVAAQLAGANAVVSVDTGLSHLTAALDRPNITIFGPTDPGLIGGYGKNQHQMVSPTQQTKDISADAIFSFLQGSRWLSNRDI; this is encoded by the coding sequence ATGCGGGTACTGATCGTTAAAACTTCTTCGATGGGCGATGTGCTGCATACGCTCCCGTCACTGACGGACGCCATGCGGGCCGTTCCCGGCATTCGTTTTGACTGGGTGGTGGAAGAAGGCTTCGCGCAGATCCCCACCTGGCATGAAGCGGTTGACCGCGTGATACCGGTGGCGATTCGCCGCTGGCGCAAAGCGTGGTTCTCCGCGCCGATTAAAGCCGAACGCAAGGCCTTCCGTGAGGCGGTGCAGGTACAGCATTATGACGCTATCATCGACGCCCAGGGGCTGGTGAAAAGCGCCGCGCTGGTGACGCGTCTGGCACATGGCGTAAAGCACGGTATGGACTGGCACACCGCCCGCGAACCGCTGGCGAGCCTGTTCTATAACCGCCGCCACCACATCGCAAAGCAACAGCATGCCGTCGAACGTACCCGCGAGCTGTTTGCAAAAAGCCTGGGCTACGCGAAACCGGAAACCCAGGGCGACTACGCCATTGCGCAGCACTTTTTGCGCAATACAGATCCCTGTGCTCAGCCTTATCTTGTCTTCCTGCATGCCACAACGCGCGACGATAAACACTGGCCGGAATCGCACTGGCGAAGCCTGATTGAACTAACGCAACCCACCGGCATCCATATTAAACTCCCGTGGGGTGCCGAACATGAGCGGCAGCGTGCAGAGCGTCTGGCAGACGGCTTTTCACACGTCGAGGTATTGCCAAAACTCACGCTGGCACAGGTTGCAGCGCAGCTGGCGGGAGCGAATGCTGTTGTTTCCGTTGATACAGGTTTAAGCCATTTAACCGCGGCGCTGGATCGTCCGAATATTACGATTTTTGGTCCGACCGATCCTGGATTGATCGGGGGTTACGGCAAAAACCAGCATCAGATGGTCAGCCCGACCCAGCAAACGAAGGATATCAGCGCAGATGCTATTTTTTCATTTTTACAGGGCAGCCGTTGGCTTTCCAACAGGGATATCTAA
- the rfaF gene encoding ADP-heptose--LPS heptosyltransferase RfaF has product MKILVIGPSWVGDMMMSQSLYRTLKARYPQAIIDVMAPAWCRPLLSRMPEVNEAIPMPLGHGALEIGERRKLGHSLREKRYDRAYVLPNSFKSALVPFFAGIPHRTGWRGEMRYGLLNDARVLDKEAWPLMVERYVALAYDKGVMRSAKDLPQPLLWPQLQVNDGEKSQTCNAFGLSSERPMIGFCPGAEFGPAKRWPHYHYAELAKQLIDEGYQIVLFGSAKDHEAGNEILATLSNEQQAWCRNLAGETQLEQAVILIAACKAVVSNDSGLMHVAAALNRPLVALYGPSSPDFTPPLSHKARVIRLITGYHKVRKGDAAEGYHQSLIDITPERVLEELNELLLSEEG; this is encoded by the coding sequence ATGAAGATTCTGGTGATCGGCCCGTCATGGGTGGGCGACATGATGATGTCGCAAAGTCTCTATCGCACGCTCAAGGCGCGTTATCCCCAGGCGATAATCGACGTGATGGCACCCGCGTGGTGCCGTCCGCTGTTGTCGCGTATGCCGGAAGTGAACGAGGCGATCCCGATGCCGCTTGGCCACGGGGCGCTGGAAATTGGCGAACGCCGTAAACTCGGCCATAGCCTGCGCGAGAAGCGCTACGATCGGGCGTATGTCCTGCCAAACTCCTTCAAATCCGCCCTGGTGCCCTTTTTTGCGGGTATTCCACATCGCACCGGCTGGCGCGGTGAAATGCGCTACGGCCTGCTGAACGATGCGCGGGTGCTGGATAAAGAGGCCTGGCCGCTGATGGTGGAGCGCTATGTGGCGCTGGCCTACGACAAAGGCGTGATGCGCAGTGCGAAAGATCTGCCGCAGCCTCTGCTATGGCCACAGCTTCAGGTCAACGACGGTGAAAAATCCCAGACCTGTAATGCGTTTGGCCTTTCGTCTGAACGCCCGATGATTGGCTTCTGCCCCGGCGCCGAGTTCGGCCCGGCAAAACGCTGGCCGCACTACCACTATGCGGAGCTGGCGAAACAGCTGATTGACGAAGGCTACCAGATTGTCCTGTTCGGTTCGGCAAAGGACCACGAGGCAGGCAACGAAATTCTCGCGACGCTCAGTAATGAACAGCAGGCCTGGTGCCGCAACCTGGCGGGAGAAACGCAGCTTGAACAGGCGGTTATTCTGATCGCCGCCTGTAAGGCTGTGGTCAGCAACGATTCGGGCCTGATGCACGTCGCTGCCGCGCTCAACCGCCCGCTGGTGGCGCTGTATGGCCCAAGTAGCCCGGACTTCACGCCCCCGCTTTCTCATAAAGCGCGCGTCATCCGCCTGATCACGGGCTACCATAAAGTTCGCAAGGGCGATGCCGCAGAAGGCTACCATCAGAGCCTGATCGACATTACGCCAGAGCGCGTTCTCGAAGAGCTTAACGAACTGCTGTTGAGTGAAGAAGGATAA
- the rfaD gene encoding ADP-glyceromanno-heptose 6-epimerase — translation MIIVTGGAGFIGSNIVKALNDKGITDILVVDNLKDGTKFVNLVDLNIADYMDKEDFLIQIMAGEEFGEIEAIFHEGACSSTTEWDGKYMMDNNYQYSKEILHYCLEREIPFLYASSAATYGGRTSDFIESREYEQPLNVYGYSKFLFDEYVRQVLPEANSQIVGFRYFNVYGPREGHKGSMASVAFHLNTQLNNGESPKLFEGSDGFKRDFVYVGDVAAVNLWFWENGVSGIFNLGTGRAESFQAVADATLAYHKKGSIEYIPFPDKLKGRYQAFTQADLTNLRAAGYDKPFKTVAEGVTEYMAWLNRDA, via the coding sequence ATGATCATCGTTACCGGCGGCGCGGGCTTTATCGGCAGCAATATTGTTAAGGCTCTCAATGACAAAGGCATCACCGACATCCTGGTGGTTGACAACCTGAAAGACGGCACCAAGTTCGTCAACCTGGTGGATCTGAACATCGCTGACTACATGGATAAAGAAGACTTCCTTATCCAGATTATGGCAGGCGAAGAGTTCGGTGAGATCGAAGCCATCTTCCACGAAGGTGCGTGCTCTTCCACCACCGAGTGGGACGGCAAGTACATGATGGACAATAACTATCAGTACTCCAAAGAGATCCTGCATTACTGCCTGGAGCGTGAAATTCCGTTCCTGTATGCCTCTTCTGCGGCCACTTACGGCGGGCGCACCTCGGACTTCATCGAGTCCCGTGAATATGAGCAGCCGCTGAACGTCTACGGCTACTCCAAATTCCTGTTCGACGAGTACGTGCGTCAGGTGCTGCCAGAAGCGAACTCGCAGATCGTCGGCTTCCGCTACTTCAACGTCTACGGACCGCGCGAAGGCCACAAAGGCAGCATGGCGAGCGTGGCGTTCCACCTGAACACCCAGCTGAATAACGGCGAAAGCCCGAAACTGTTCGAAGGCAGCGATGGCTTTAAGCGCGACTTCGTTTACGTGGGCGACGTTGCCGCAGTGAACCTGTGGTTCTGGGAAAACGGCGTATCCGGCATCTTCAACCTGGGTACAGGCCGCGCGGAGTCCTTCCAGGCAGTGGCTGACGCAACGCTGGCGTATCACAAAAAAGGCAGCATCGAGTACATTCCGTTCCCTGACAAGCTGAAAGGCCGTTATCAGGCGTTCACCCAGGCCGATCTGACCAACCTGCGCGCCGCAGGCTACGACAAGCCGTTCAAGACCGTTGCCGAAGGCGTAACGGAATATATGGCCTGGCTGAACCGCGACGCGTAA
- the kbl gene encoding glycine C-acetyltransferase gives MRGDFYKQLNSDLDTARAEGLFKEERIITSAQQADITVADGSHVINFCANNYLGLANHPELIAAAKNGMDTHGFGMASVRFICGTQDSHKQLEQKLASFLGMEDAILYSSCFDANGGLFETLLGAEDAIISDALNHASIIDGVRLCKAKRFRYANNDMVELEARLKEAREAGARHVLIATDGVFSMDGVIANLKGVCDLADKYDALVMVDDSHAVGFVGENGRGSHEYCDVMGRVDIITGTLGKALGGASGGYTAARKEVVEWLRQRSRPYLFSNSLAPAIVAASIKVLEMVESGAELRDRLWSNARLFREKMSAAGFTLAGADHAIIPVMLGDAVVAQQFARELQKEGIYVTGFFFPVVPKGQARIRTQMSAAHTPEQIERAVEAFSRIGKQLGVIA, from the coding sequence ATGCGTGGTGATTTTTACAAACAGTTAAACAGCGACCTCGACACCGCACGTGCGGAAGGGTTGTTCAAGGAAGAGCGTATTATCACGTCTGCCCAGCAGGCGGACATCACCGTTGCCGACGGCAGCCATGTGATCAACTTTTGTGCGAACAACTATTTAGGTCTTGCGAATCACCCTGAGCTGATTGCCGCTGCAAAAAACGGCATGGACACCCACGGTTTCGGCATGGCCTCCGTACGCTTTATCTGCGGTACGCAGGACAGCCACAAGCAGCTTGAGCAAAAGCTGGCGAGCTTCCTCGGAATGGAAGACGCGATTCTGTACTCCTCCTGCTTCGACGCCAACGGCGGTCTGTTTGAGACCCTGCTTGGCGCAGAAGATGCAATTATCTCCGACGCCCTGAACCACGCCTCCATCATCGACGGCGTACGCCTGTGCAAAGCGAAGCGTTTCCGCTACGCCAACAACGACATGGTCGAGCTGGAAGCGCGCCTGAAAGAGGCGCGTGAAGCTGGCGCTCGCCACGTGCTGATCGCCACCGACGGCGTGTTCTCCATGGACGGCGTGATCGCCAACCTGAAGGGCGTGTGCGACCTGGCTGATAAATACGACGCGCTGGTGATGGTCGATGACTCTCACGCGGTCGGTTTTGTCGGCGAAAACGGCCGCGGTTCCCACGAATACTGTGACGTGATGGGCCGCGTGGACATCATCACCGGTACGCTGGGCAAAGCGCTCGGCGGCGCGTCCGGCGGCTATACCGCCGCGCGTAAAGAGGTGGTCGAGTGGCTACGCCAGCGCTCCCGCCCGTATCTGTTCTCCAACTCCCTGGCGCCGGCCATTGTTGCTGCCTCCATCAAAGTGCTGGAGATGGTGGAGTCCGGCGCTGAGCTGCGCGACCGCCTGTGGTCCAACGCCCGTCTGTTCCGTGAAAAAATGAGCGCCGCAGGGTTTACCCTGGCCGGTGCTGACCACGCGATCATTCCGGTGATGCTGGGTGATGCGGTCGTCGCGCAGCAATTTGCTCGCGAGCTGCAGAAAGAAGGGATTTACGTCACCGGGTTCTTCTTCCCGGTGGTGCCAAAAGGTCAGGCGCGTATCCGCACCCAGATGTCTGCGGCGCATACGCCTGAACAAATTGAACGTGCGGTAGAAGCCTTTAGCCGCATCGGCAAACAGCTGGGCGTAATTGCCTGA
- the tdh gene encoding L-threonine 3-dehydrogenase yields the protein MKALSKLKAEEGIWMTDVPEPEVGHNDLLIKIRKTAICGTDVHIYNWDQWSQKTIPVPMVVGHEYVGEVVGIGQEVKGFQIGDRVSGEGHITCGHCRNCRGGRTHLCRNTIGVGVNRPGCFAEYLVIPAFNAFKIPDNISDDLASIFDPFGNAVHTALSFDLVGEDVLVSGAGPIGIMAAAVAKHVGARNVVITDVNEYRLSLARKMGVTRAVDVSKESLTDVMEELGMTEGFDVGLEMSGAPPAFRTMLDTMNHGGRIAMLGIPPSDMSIDWNKVIFKGLFIKGIYGREMFETWYKMAALIQSGLDLSPIITHRFSIDEFQQGFDAMRSGQSGKVILSWDK from the coding sequence ATGAAAGCGTTATCCAAACTGAAAGCGGAAGAAGGGATTTGGATGACCGACGTGCCGGAGCCGGAAGTCGGTCATAACGATCTGCTGATCAAAATTCGTAAAACCGCCATCTGCGGTACTGACGTTCACATCTACAACTGGGACCAGTGGTCGCAGAAAACCATTCCGGTACCGATGGTTGTCGGTCACGAATATGTTGGTGAAGTGGTGGGTATCGGCCAGGAAGTGAAAGGCTTCCAAATTGGCGATCGCGTCTCCGGTGAAGGCCATATTACCTGCGGCCACTGCCGTAACTGCCGCGGCGGGCGTACGCACCTGTGCCGTAATACCATTGGCGTGGGCGTAAACCGTCCGGGCTGCTTCGCGGAATACCTGGTGATCCCGGCCTTTAACGCCTTCAAAATCCCGGACAATATCTCTGACGATCTGGCCTCCATCTTCGACCCGTTCGGCAACGCGGTGCACACGGCGCTCTCCTTCGACCTGGTCGGTGAAGACGTGCTGGTCTCCGGCGCGGGCCCAATCGGCATTATGGCGGCTGCGGTGGCGAAGCACGTGGGTGCGCGCAACGTTGTGATCACCGACGTGAACGAATACCGTCTGTCGCTGGCACGCAAAATGGGCGTCACCCGCGCGGTAGATGTCTCGAAAGAGAGCCTGACCGACGTGATGGAAGAGCTGGGCATGACCGAAGGCTTTGACGTGGGTCTGGAGATGTCCGGTGCGCCACCGGCGTTCCGCACCATGCTCGACACCATGAACCACGGTGGACGTATCGCGATGCTGGGCATTCCGCCGTCAGATATGTCTATCGACTGGAACAAAGTCATCTTCAAGGGGCTGTTCATCAAGGGCATCTATGGCCGCGAGATGTTCGAGACCTGGTACAAGATGGCGGCGCTGATCCAGTCCGGTCTGGATCTGTCCCCGATTATTACTCACCGCTTCTCCATCGATGAGTTCCAGCAGGGCTTCGACGCGATGCGTTCCGGCCAGTCAGGAAAAGTGATCCTGAGCTGGGATAAGTAA
- a CDS encoding glycosyltransferase, which yields MPHKSKILLLDTGKEWGGGTNSMLELLKRINRDKFDITCCFYSDYSRAEGETIGQVLNGIGIPLIVIPQRQQPVWAKLLKEAGRSLLFFSRGARKAFTRHVDIMWRIRPNVSKIETLFKQGGFDTLYMNNQPGSNEEGYLAAAKLQARLIQHCRIEPVLTPPLVKLVNAHATKIIAVSHGVERVLLEHGVRPELCTTVNNAIDIHQPLPDRRAMRQRLNIDDDTFVFGSIGSLIPRKANHHTLDALAQFSQKHPEAKWKMVLVGEGGERRALAEQARALGIVHNVIFTGFQNTPFDYLATFDAFILASKSEGLPRVVLEAMLLNIPVIGSQVTGTAELIDHDSTGLLFPWSDVSQLAQHLDNIWSDADLRARLAAAAYQNVCHTYAIENYVSGVEAVLGAH from the coding sequence ATGCCGCACAAAAGTAAAATTCTCCTCCTGGATACGGGTAAAGAATGGGGGGGAGGCACCAACAGTATGCTTGAGCTCCTGAAGCGAATCAATCGCGATAAATTCGATATTACCTGTTGTTTTTACAGTGATTATAGTCGTGCTGAAGGTGAGACGATTGGCCAGGTGCTCAACGGCATCGGGATCCCACTCATCGTTATCCCTCAACGCCAGCAGCCGGTCTGGGCCAAATTGCTGAAGGAAGCGGGACGTAGCCTGCTGTTTTTCTCACGCGGCGCCCGCAAGGCATTTACACGTCATGTGGATATCATGTGGCGCATCAGGCCTAACGTCAGCAAAATCGAAACCCTTTTCAAGCAGGGCGGTTTCGATACGCTCTATATGAATAACCAGCCGGGCTCAAATGAGGAAGGCTATCTCGCGGCGGCAAAGCTGCAGGCGCGGTTGATTCAGCACTGCCGCATTGAGCCTGTTTTAACCCCGCCGCTGGTAAAGCTGGTTAATGCCCATGCCACAAAAATCATCGCCGTCTCGCACGGCGTTGAACGCGTGTTGCTTGAGCATGGCGTCCGGCCCGAACTGTGTACGACGGTCAATAATGCCATCGACATCCACCAGCCTTTACCTGACCGACGCGCGATGCGCCAGCGCCTGAACATCGATGACGACACGTTTGTGTTCGGCAGTATTGGGTCGTTAATCCCTCGCAAAGCCAACCACCACACGCTGGATGCGCTGGCACAGTTCAGCCAGAAGCATCCCGAGGCGAAATGGAAAATGGTGCTGGTCGGAGAAGGTGGCGAACGCCGCGCTTTAGCGGAACAGGCCCGAGCGCTGGGAATTGTACACAACGTCATCTTCACCGGTTTTCAGAATACCCCCTTTGATTACCTCGCTACGTTTGACGCCTTTATTCTGGCCTCAAAAAGCGAGGGGCTGCCGCGCGTGGTGCTGGAAGCGATGCTTCTCAATATCCCCGTGATTGGCTCTCAGGTGACCGGCACGGCGGAATTGATTGATCATGATTCGACAGGGCTGCTCTTCCCCTGGAGCGATGTTTCACAGCTTGCACAGCATCTGGACAATATCTGGTCAGATGCGGACCTGCGGGCTCGACTGGCTGCGGCTGCATACCAGAACGTCTGTCATACCTATGCCATCGAAAACTATGTCAGCGGTGTCGAAGCCGTGCTTGGCGCGCACTAA